The following proteins are encoded in a genomic region of Reichenbachiella sp.:
- a CDS encoding segregation and condensation protein A, with protein sequence MKFEVKLPLFEGPFDLLLFFIQRDELDIYDIPISKITNDFLDYIKHLEKMNVEVASEFILVASTLMRIKSKMLLPRPVLDEEGNEIDPREELVRHLLEYKRYKSVIAELVQLESDRLDREKRGNLAKEIRALSEVSNVEAELQNLDLFKILKVYKKVLHRYETEQNKVEHKVVQYPYTISGQKEHILFSLDKTPRMAFTEVMAEKPEKIVVIFNFLAILELLQMQQIQITIGEGFNNFWIEKTETVAAD encoded by the coding sequence TTGAAATTTGAAGTCAAGCTACCGTTATTCGAAGGTCCTTTCGACCTACTACTCTTTTTTATTCAAAGAGATGAGCTTGATATCTACGATATTCCAATTTCAAAAATCACCAACGATTTTTTAGACTACATCAAGCATCTGGAAAAGATGAATGTAGAAGTGGCCAGTGAGTTTATTTTGGTGGCATCTACGCTCATGCGGATCAAGTCGAAAATGCTTTTGCCCAGACCTGTTTTGGATGAAGAGGGCAATGAAATTGATCCTAGAGAAGAATTGGTTAGGCACTTACTGGAATACAAGCGATACAAATCGGTGATTGCTGAGCTAGTGCAACTAGAGTCTGATCGATTAGATAGAGAAAAGCGTGGAAATTTAGCTAAGGAAATTCGCGCACTTTCTGAGGTGTCAAATGTGGAGGCGGAGTTGCAAAATCTGGATCTATTCAAGATTTTAAAAGTCTACAAAAAAGTACTTCACCGCTACGAGACAGAACAGAATAAGGTAGAGCACAAAGTGGTGCAATATCCATATACCATTTCTGGCCAAAAGGAACATATACTTTTCTCGTTGGATAAAACTCCTCGCATGGCGTTTACCGAAGTAATGGCCGAAAAGCCTGAAAAAATCGTGGTAATTTTTAACTTCTTAGCCATCTTAGAGTTGCTTCAAATGCAACAAATTCAAATCACTATAGGTGAAGGGTTCAATAATTTTTGGATAGAAAAAACGGAGACCGTAGCGGCCGATTGA
- the tsaB gene encoding tRNA (adenosine(37)-N6)-threonylcarbamoyltransferase complex dimerization subunit type 1 TsaB: MSLILGIDTSSSSGSVALLKNGLLVGSQLYSIEKSHSSLLHVMIEQMMGNAGCKMNELSAVAVAEGPGSYTGLRIGVSAAKGLCLALDIPLIAVNTLEAMAYQMYRRSTDDVVYCPMLDARRMEVYSALFDKDFNTIKPTAPVILEDYAYEDILNSQKVLFFGDGSDKSKEVITHQNAYFVDHIVPSAEEVALLAFKKYKTESFENVISFEPFYLKEFRTASSFK; the protein is encoded by the coding sequence GTGTCTTTAATACTTGGTATAGATACATCTAGCAGCAGTGGCTCTGTGGCCTTGTTGAAAAACGGACTTCTTGTTGGATCACAACTATATTCTATAGAGAAATCGCATTCAAGTTTATTGCATGTGATGATCGAACAAATGATGGGCAATGCCGGTTGTAAAATGAATGAATTGTCTGCTGTGGCGGTAGCTGAAGGTCCTGGATCATACACTGGGTTGCGTATTGGAGTATCGGCGGCAAAGGGTTTGTGCTTGGCGCTAGACATTCCATTGATCGCAGTGAATACGTTAGAAGCGATGGCTTATCAAATGTATAGAAGATCAACAGACGACGTGGTGTATTGTCCCATGTTGGATGCACGTCGGATGGAAGTTTACTCAGCACTTTTTGATAAAGATTTTAACACAATTAAGCCAACGGCTCCGGTCATTTTGGAAGACTACGCTTATGAAGACATCCTTAATAGCCAAAAGGTCTTATTTTTTGGAGATGGCTCAGACAAATCCAAAGAAGTGATTACTCATCAGAATGCGTACTTTGTTGACCATATAGTGCCGTCAGCTGAAGAAGTGGCATTGTTGGCTTTTAAGAAATATAAAACTGAGTCTTTCGAAAACGTAATTAGCTTCGAGCCGTTTTATTTAAAAGAGTTTAGAACCGCATCATCATTCAAATAA
- a CDS encoding DUF2480 family protein, translated as MEGEIVNRVAQSALINFDLEQYYDQSPRVQIDIKDQLFNELVLREKDFRAFVKEHNWEDYKNKNVAVHCSVDAIVPTWAYMLLSSALEPNAKNLVFGDLSHLENHLFQQALSKIDLKKYKDQKVIIKGCGRFPVPEYAYVEITRLLSPIVSSLMYGEACSAVPIYKKPKSK; from the coding sequence ATGGAAGGCGAAATAGTAAATAGGGTAGCACAAAGTGCATTGATCAATTTCGATTTGGAGCAGTATTATGATCAGTCTCCTCGCGTACAGATTGACATTAAGGATCAATTGTTTAATGAACTGGTGCTCCGAGAAAAGGATTTTAGGGCATTTGTAAAGGAGCACAATTGGGAGGATTACAAAAACAAAAATGTAGCCGTACACTGTAGTGTAGATGCTATTGTGCCAACTTGGGCCTATATGCTATTGTCTTCAGCCTTAGAGCCCAATGCTAAGAATCTTGTGTTTGGTGATTTGTCACATTTAGAAAACCACCTTTTTCAGCAAGCCCTTTCAAAGATTGATTTAAAAAAATATAAAGACCAAAAAGTGATTATTAAAGGTTGTGGTCGGTTTCCGGTGCCAGAATATGCCTATGTCGAAATCACTCGTTTATTGAGTCCTATTGTGTCCAGTCTGATGTATGGCGAGGCGTGTAGTGCGGTACCTATTTACAAAAAGCCAAAATCAAAATAG